Proteins from one Setaria italica strain Yugu1 chromosome V, Setaria_italica_v2.0, whole genome shotgun sequence genomic window:
- the LOC101772854 gene encoding ubiquitin fusion degradation protein 1 homolog, with protein sequence MFFMGRRFAAYHGSRFEQTYRCYPASYSNNPHLEDGDKVILPASALHRLTLLRIDYPMQFELRSTAAEPQRTSHCGVLEFVAAEGSVIMPCWMMQNMGLREGDAVRLRSAALPKGTYVKLQPHAAAFLNVSNPKAVLEKTLRTFSCLTTGDTIMVSYNSRNYYIDIVETKPAAAVSIVDTDCEVDFAPPLDYKEPEKPQQPAVVVVPASTKATADDGDVVKDEPEFKPFTGSGKRLDGKASKPQAAEGPSTEAQRSASSDSIGRAKQQQTSAPAAASSGASSSSRQKPGKLVFGSGATSKVISGKEPQKAAVKQTEEPPKDETPKFQAFTGKGYSLKR encoded by the coding sequence ATGTTCTTCATGGGGCGACGTTTCGCCGCTTACCATGGCAGCAGGTTCGAGCAGACCTACCGCTGCTACCCCGCGTCCTATTCCAACAATCCACACCTGGAAGACGGCGACAAGGTGATCCTGCCGGCGTCCGCGCTCCATCGCCTGACCCTCCTCCGCATCGACTACCCGATGCAATTCGAGCTccgcagcaccgccgccgaacCCCAGCGCACCTCGCACTGCGGCGTGCTGGAGTtcgtggcggcggagggcagTGTGATCATGCCGTGCTGGATGATGCAGAACATGGGGCTCCGGGAGGGCGACGCCGTGCGCTTGCGGAGCGCCGCCCTCCCCAAGGGCACGTACGTGAAGCTTCAGCCCCACGCGGCCGCCTTCCTCAACGTCTCCAACCCCAAGGCCGTCCTGGAGAAGACGCTGAGGACCTTCTCGTGCCTCACGACGGGGGACACCATCATGGTCTCCTACAACAGCAGGAACTACTACATCGACATCGTCGAGACCAAGCCGGCCGCGGCGGTCAGCATCGTCGACACGGACTGTGAGGTGGATTTCGCGCCTCCCCTCGATTACAAGGAGCCTGAGAAGCCGCAGCAGCCTGCGGTCGTCGTCGTTCCTGCGAGCACCAAGGCAACTGCTGACGACGGCGATGTGGTTAAAGATGAGCCAGAGTTCAAACCGTTTACTGGTTCTGGGAAGAGGTTGGATGGGAAAGCCTCGAAACCGCAAGCAGCTGAGGGTCCTTCCACTGAGGCACAACGTTCTGCGTCTTCAGATTCAATCGGAAGAGCAAAGCAGCAGCAAACGTCTGCACCGGCGGCAGCTTCGTCTGGAGCGAGCAGTTCCAGTCGTCAGAAACCAGGAAAGCTTGTGTTTGGTTCAGGTGCGACAAGCAAGGTAATAAGCGGTAAGGAACCACAAAAGGCTGCGGTTAAGCAGACGGAGGAACCCCCCAAGGACGAGACGCCCAAGTTCCAAGCCTTCACGGGGAAGGGTTACTCCTTGAAACGTTAG
- the LOC101772447 gene encoding zinc finger homeobox protein 3 isoform X1 encodes MVGGGGGGGGGGGGQAAMSPAPRGGKRGRGPEEDVYVDNLHSHKRYLTEIMASSMNGLSVGDSVADNIMVSPVRLENASCFRDEMITQYSPMSEESDDYRYCDTQVNTNGSQTDAMSSPSTSPISSPHRFQKPHTWFSSANPYPLPSCSLSAVVCAHARRSSGTEHEGRIPSSPNDMCHGGDLRRTALLRSVQMRVQSPHPCDLLSSSGHGQEQEGDHVHADELDHDQKRAVGVQLDQRSFSCPKSIQDAEYQSPTNCGLRSDHDVDFVEDQITV; translated from the exons atggtcggcggcggcggcggcggcggaggaggaggagggggccagGCCGCAATGTCCCCGGCGCCCAGAGGCGGGAAGCGCGGGAGAGGCCCCGAGGAGGATGTCTACGTCGACAACCTCCACTCGCACAAGCGCTACCTCACCGAG ATAATGGCATCCAGCATGAATGGATTGTCTGTTGGAGATTCAGTTGCTGACAACATCATGGTTTCCCCAGTGAGGCTGGAGAATGCTTCCTGCTTTAG GGATGAAATGATCACTCAGTACTCACCTATGTCAGAAGAGTCAGATGATTACCGGTACTGTGACACTCAAGTAAATACCAATGGTAGTCAAACTGATGCAATGAGCAGCCCCTCAACTAGTCCAATTTCATCTCCTCATCGATTCCAGAAGCCACATACTTGGTTTTCTTCTGCAAATCCGTACCCTCTCCCAAGCTGCTCCCTATCAGCAGTGGTCTGCGCGCATGCTCGCCGTAGCAGTGGAACTGAACATGAAGGTCGGATCCCATCTTCGCCTAATGACATGTGCCATGGTGGAGACCTGAGGCGAACTGCGCTTCTGAGATCAGTGCAAATGAGGGTGCAGAGCCCCCATCCATGTGATCTGTTGTCCAGCAGTGGACATGGACAAGAACAAGAGGGTGATCATGTACATGCTGATGAGCTTGACCATGATCAGAAACGAGCTGTGGGTGTTCAGTTGGATCAGAGATCTTTCTCTTGTCCAAAGTCAATCCAGGATGCTGAGTACCAAAGCCCGACAAACTGCGGCCTGCGTTCGGACCATGATGTGGATTTTGTTGAGGATCAGATTACGGTGTGA
- the LOC101772447 gene encoding uncharacterized protein LOC101772447 isoform X2 → MSTSTTSTRTSATSPRPLQIMASSMNGLSVGDSVADNIMVSPVRLENASCFRDEMITQYSPMSEESDDYRYCDTQVNTNGSQTDAMSSPSTSPISSPHRFQKPHTWFSSANPYPLPSCSLSAVVCAHARRSSGTEHEGRIPSSPNDMCHGGDLRRTALLRSVQMRVQSPHPCDLLSSSGHGQEQEGDHVHADELDHDQKRAVGVQLDQRSFSCPKSIQDAEYQSPTNCGLRSDHDVDFVEDQITV, encoded by the exons ATGTCTACGTCGACAACCTCCACTCGCACAAGCGCTACCTCACCGAG GCCCTTGCAGATAATGGCATCCAGCATGAATGGATTGTCTGTTGGAGATTCAGTTGCTGACAACATCATGGTTTCCCCAGTGAGGCTGGAGAATGCTTCCTGCTTTAG GGATGAAATGATCACTCAGTACTCACCTATGTCAGAAGAGTCAGATGATTACCGGTACTGTGACACTCAAGTAAATACCAATGGTAGTCAAACTGATGCAATGAGCAGCCCCTCAACTAGTCCAATTTCATCTCCTCATCGATTCCAGAAGCCACATACTTGGTTTTCTTCTGCAAATCCGTACCCTCTCCCAAGCTGCTCCCTATCAGCAGTGGTCTGCGCGCATGCTCGCCGTAGCAGTGGAACTGAACATGAAGGTCGGATCCCATCTTCGCCTAATGACATGTGCCATGGTGGAGACCTGAGGCGAACTGCGCTTCTGAGATCAGTGCAAATGAGGGTGCAGAGCCCCCATCCATGTGATCTGTTGTCCAGCAGTGGACATGGACAAGAACAAGAGGGTGATCATGTACATGCTGATGAGCTTGACCATGATCAGAAACGAGCTGTGGGTGTTCAGTTGGATCAGAGATCTTTCTCTTGTCCAAAGTCAATCCAGGATGCTGAGTACCAAAGCCCGACAAACTGCGGCCTGCGTTCGGACCATGATGTGGATTTTGTTGAGGATCAGATTACGGTGTGA